In a single window of the Chondrocystis sp. NIES-4102 genome:
- a CDS encoding glycogen debranching enzyme, with protein MSIRFGSGICQNLATSEKREWLITNGIGGYGAGTIAQILTRRYHGLLIAALQPPLARTLMLSKLNETATYNNLNYDLYSDRFADETVFPQGYSHIDKFFLVGTTPVWVYKLTDALLEKRIWMQQGENTTYIRYTYKRGNAPITLSLDALVNYRDYHGDTHSNNWQMEIEAIDTGLRIKATPDATNLYLLARSSHYNSISWKPQHLWQHNFSLAIEKYRGLIHCEDHLLAGTCKVTLNPNQSLTIVATTQPNPNLNCDSAWQARYRYEQELLTKSWRIKSQSSKLNIPTPQWINELVLAANQFIVDRPTNLFPQGKTIIAGYPWFSDWGRDTMISLPGLTLATGRPSIARSILRTFAKYVDRAMLPNVFPDGGEAPNYNTVDATLWYFEAIYAYYQNTGDKSLIQEIFPILESIIEGYCRGTRYNIHQDSDGLLYAGETGVQLTWMDAKVDDWVVTPRIGKPVEINALWYNALVIMRQLAQILDKPGSKYFDLASIVEKGFYKFWNHKLGYCYDVIDTPDGNDDSLRPNQIFAVSLPSSKQIPSLLTMKQRQNIVNIVTKELLTPYGLRSLSPNHPNYHGTYGGDRRQRDGAYHQGTVWAWLIGHFIQAHLKVYQQPQVAKDFLFPMAQHLKTGCVGTIGEIFDADPPFTPRGCFAQAWSVAEVLRSWQLISDEFD; from the coding sequence ATGAGTATCAGATTTGGTTCGGGTATTTGTCAGAATTTAGCCACATCCGAAAAGCGCGAATGGTTAATTACTAATGGAATTGGTGGTTATGGTGCAGGAACGATCGCACAGATTTTAACACGACGTTATCATGGGTTATTAATAGCTGCCCTCCAACCGCCTCTAGCTAGAACTTTAATGCTCTCTAAGCTAAATGAGACTGCTACTTATAATAATTTAAATTACGATTTGTATAGCGATCGCTTTGCGGATGAAACAGTTTTCCCCCAGGGTTACTCTCATATTGATAAGTTTTTTTTAGTAGGTACAACCCCAGTCTGGGTATATAAGTTAACCGATGCTCTTTTGGAAAAGCGTATTTGGATGCAGCAAGGGGAAAATACTACCTATATTCGTTATACCTATAAGCGTGGCAATGCTCCTATAACTTTATCTTTAGATGCTTTGGTTAATTATCGCGATTATCATGGCGACACCCATAGTAATAACTGGCAGATGGAGATAGAGGCGATCGATACAGGGCTTAGGATCAAAGCTACTCCCGACGCTACTAATTTATATCTTTTGGCAAGATCTAGTCACTACAATTCTATTTCTTGGAAACCACAGCATCTTTGGCAACATAATTTTTCTCTAGCAATAGAAAAGTATCGAGGTTTGATTCACTGTGAAGATCATTTACTGGCTGGTACTTGCAAAGTTACTCTCAATCCTAACCAATCCCTGACAATTGTCGCTACCACTCAACCTAATCCTAATTTAAATTGTGATTCTGCTTGGCAAGCAAGATATCGTTACGAACAAGAATTGCTAACTAAATCTTGGAGAATTAAATCTCAAAGTTCTAAGTTAAATATACCAACTCCTCAATGGATTAATGAATTAGTATTAGCAGCCAATCAATTTATTGTCGATCGCCCTACTAACTTATTCCCTCAAGGTAAAACGATCATTGCTGGTTATCCTTGGTTTAGTGACTGGGGTAGGGATACTATGATTAGTTTACCTGGTTTGACTCTAGCAACTGGTCGTCCTAGCATCGCTCGTTCTATTTTACGTACGTTTGCTAAATATGTCGATCGCGCTATGTTACCTAATGTTTTTCCTGATGGGGGAGAAGCACCAAACTATAACACCGTCGATGCTACCTTATGGTACTTTGAAGCTATTTATGCCTATTATCAAAACACTGGCGATAAAAGTTTAATTCAAGAGATTTTCCCAATTTTAGAATCGATTATTGAGGGGTATTGTCGGGGTACTCGCTATAACATTCATCAAGACTCCGACGGGTTGTTATACGCAGGTGAAACAGGAGTGCAATTAACTTGGATGGATGCCAAGGTGGATGATTGGGTGGTTACTCCTAGAATTGGTAAACCTGTGGAAATTAATGCCCTTTGGTATAATGCTTTGGTAATTATGAGGCAATTGGCGCAAATTTTAGATAAACCTGGATCTAAATATTTTGATTTGGCGAGTATTGTGGAAAAGGGTTTTTATAAGTTTTGGAATCATAAATTGGGTTATTGTTACGATGTGATTGATACCCCCGATGGCAATGATGATTCTCTACGCCCTAACCAAATTTTCGCAGTTTCTCTACCTTCGAGTAAACAAATTCCCTCTTTATTAACTATGAAGCAACGCCAAAATATAGTTAATATTGTCACCAAAGAATTACTAACGCCCTACGGTCTACGTTCCCTATCCCCCAACCATCCTAATTATCATGGTACTTACGGTGGCGATCGCCGTCAACGGGATGGAGCATATCACCAGGGTACTGTTTGGGCTTGGTTAATTGGTCATTTTATTCAGGCACATTTGAAGGTATATCAACAACCTCAAGTAGCTAAGGATTTTTTATTTCCTATGGCACAGCATTTGAAGACAGGTTGTGTTGGTACAATTGGCGAAATCTTTGATGCTGATCCGCCTTTTACCCCCAGGGGTTGTTTTGCTCAAGCTTGGAGTGTGGCTGAAGTACTTAGAAGTTGGCAGTTAATTAGTGATGAATTTGACTAA
- the exbB1 gene encoding putative biopolymer transport protein: protein MNLLEIIDKGGISMYPLLFLSVLSIATILERLWFWSRVVFKEKKIFNQIMEAAERNWDLVSKIALEHIHHPLGNFVYSPFKLANPDPDMFHIALESAAEEELARMRKGDKILEAIIALSPLLGLFGTVWGLIKALSSIKISDLGTADSSGVTLGIGESLISTATGLLVAIVSLAFYRLFQAFWANQVRVLRRTGSRLEVMYRDRWMNLESDDAAMVVNNDEYSFVNIKQPGREQYTSEQ from the coding sequence GTGAATCTTTTAGAAATTATTGATAAGGGCGGAATTTCGATGTATCCCTTGCTATTTCTTTCGGTCTTATCCATCGCCACAATTTTAGAGCGTTTATGGTTTTGGTCGCGAGTGGTTTTTAAAGAGAAAAAAATATTTAATCAAATTATGGAGGCTGCCGAACGTAATTGGGATTTAGTCAGTAAAATTGCTCTAGAGCATATTCATCATCCCCTAGGGAATTTTGTTTATTCGCCTTTTAAACTTGCCAACCCTGACCCTGATATGTTCCATATTGCCTTGGAATCGGCAGCAGAAGAAGAATTAGCGCGGATGCGTAAGGGAGATAAAATTTTAGAAGCAATAATTGCTCTTTCCCCTTTATTAGGCTTATTTGGGACGGTTTGGGGGTTAATTAAGGCTCTTAGTTCGATTAAAATTAGTGATTTGGGTACAGCAGATTCTTCTGGAGTAACTTTAGGTATTGGTGAGTCTTTAATTTCCACCGCAACAGGTTTATTAGTCGCAATTGTTAGTTTGGCTTTCTATCGTCTGTTTCAGGCTTTTTGGGCAAATCAAGTTAGGGTTTTACGACGTACTGGTAGCCGTTTGGAAGTAATGTATCGCGATCGCTGGATGAATTTGGAATCTGATGATGCAGCTATGGTAGTTAATAATGATGAATATTCTTTTGTCAATATTAAACAGCCTGGTCGTGAACAATACACTAGTGAACAGTAA
- a CDS encoding histidine triad protein yields the protein MSDTIFGKIIRREIPADIVYEDDLALAFRDVNPQAPTHILVIPKKPIPRLSDSEAEDTALMGHLLMTVKKVATLVNLDNGYRVVINNGKDAGQTVDHLHLHILGDRSLAWPPG from the coding sequence ATGAGCGATACCATTTTTGGCAAAATTATTCGTCGTGAAATTCCTGCCGATATCGTCTATGAAGATGATTTAGCTTTAGCTTTTAGAGATGTTAATCCCCAAGCACCAACCCATATTTTAGTAATTCCCAAAAAACCTATTCCGCGTCTTTCAGATTCTGAAGCTGAGGATACTGCTTTAATGGGACACTTACTAATGACGGTAAAAAAAGTTGCGACTCTGGTAAATCTGGATAATGGATATCGGGTAGTAATCAATAACGGTAAAGATGCTGGACAAACTGTAGATCATTTACATCTACATATTTTAGGCGATCGCTCGTTGGCTTGGCCTCCAGGGTAA
- a CDS encoding biopolymer transport protein ExbD/TolR gives MNRKKYQPKPIQQMNLWQDDSQSTGATIEIIPLIDVIFCILTFFILAALNFSRQQAISLDLPQAKTGAPQMQNILIVTIDDIGQLYVDKKIVTRSDLAWEIKKYNQANPGGLMTLYAAKNSTYREVVEVLDILREVGGARVALATLPAGSTPQRIPPTPGVNPALPGLPSSINPLQNPPAPPTP, from the coding sequence ATGAACAGAAAAAAATATCAACCTAAGCCAATTCAGCAGATGAATCTTTGGCAAGATGATAGTCAATCAACTGGGGCTACAATCGAGATTATCCCTTTAATTGATGTGATCTTTTGCATTCTGACTTTTTTTATTTTGGCTGCCCTTAATTTTTCTCGCCAACAAGCCATTAGTTTAGACTTACCCCAGGCTAAAACAGGTGCGCCTCAGATGCAGAATATTTTAATTGTCACCATTGACGATATTGGGCAATTGTATGTAGATAAAAAGATAGTTACTCGCAGTGATTTAGCTTGGGAAATAAAGAAATACAATCAAGCAAATCCTGGGGGTTTAATGACTCTTTATGCTGCTAAAAATTCCACCTATAGAGAGGTAGTAGAAGTCTTAGATATTTTACGGGAAGTTGGGGGCGCTCGCGTGGCTTTAGCAACACTCCCCGCAGGTTCTACGCCTCAAAGAATACCACCTACTCCAGGGGTAAATCCTGCCCTACCAGGCTTACCTAGTAGCATTAATCCCTTGCAAAATCCTCCTGCACCACCTACTCCCTAA
- a CDS encoding ankyrin produces the protein MSWVIFDVAHRLETYSQRQELKLAQAVCSNQLIIVKRLLQKGVDPDIKIVGKKYEPLIFLVFSKNWFTLPSKRLGDRPQRSYNITAKQECLRLLLEYGASPNLKDSLGRTVLEIAILWCLPQTVKLLLLYGADPQVRSPNNQTYLMKAAILGIEDARPMTDKLQIIIHLIDAGANLDAQTSDGKTALMYAVSNSRMEIVQLLVSSGASVEIRDNQGNKAIDLINQGATKQQKSQLKQILTQPQTTKPKYQQYIPEGDRLLDPILDCARKTLL, from the coding sequence GTGAGTTGGGTTATTTTCGATGTTGCACATAGGTTAGAAACCTATTCCCAGAGACAAGAATTAAAATTAGCGCAAGCAGTATGTAGTAATCAACTGATTATTGTAAAAAGATTACTACAGAAGGGAGTAGATCCCGATATAAAAATAGTAGGCAAAAAATATGAACCTTTGATTTTTCTGGTTTTTAGTAAAAATTGGTTTACCCTTCCTTCTAAAAGACTTGGCGATCGCCCGCAACGATCCTATAATATTACTGCTAAACAAGAGTGTTTACGTCTGCTGTTAGAATATGGGGCTTCACCCAACCTTAAAGATAGTCTGGGTAGAACAGTTTTAGAAATAGCAATACTTTGGTGTTTACCCCAAACAGTCAAATTACTATTACTTTATGGTGCAGATCCCCAAGTGCGATCCCCTAACAACCAAACTTACCTAATGAAAGCAGCTATTTTAGGTATAGAAGATGCGCGTCCAATGACTGATAAACTACAAATTATCATACATCTAATCGATGCTGGGGCTAATCTCGATGCTCAAACTTCAGATGGTAAGACGGCGTTAATGTATGCGGTGAGTAATAGTAGGATGGAGATTGTACAACTATTAGTTAGTAGTGGTGCGTCTGTAGAAATTAGAGATAATCAGGGTAATAAAGCCATAGATCTAATCAATCAAGGGGCGACAAAACAACAAAAAAGCCAATTAAAACAAATTCTTACCCAGCCACAGACAACTAAACCCAAATATCAACAATATATCCCTGAAGGCGATCGCCTGTTAGATCCTATTTTGGATTGCGCCCGTAAAACCTTATTATAA